From Paenibacillus polymyxa, the proteins below share one genomic window:
- a CDS encoding ABC transporter substrate-binding protein, producing the protein MKKMHWMTIILLLAVTALAGCSGNADKTASNDSSAASQADVPQEITANLAGGEPYTLDPAFASDTTSYFVIDNLYEGLYTYDKAGKIVEGAASKVDVSPDGKTYTFTIRDGAKWSNGDPLTAKDFEYAWKRVLNPKTAAYDPSALYYIKGAEAYNTGKGKIEDVGVTAKDDKTLVVELKSPLSFFPTIAVGHAYLPVNQAVVEKSDKWAAEANTIVGNGAYVAKEWKHNEQITLTKNDQYWNKDAITMATINFKMVQDSTTYYQMYKTGDLDLILSLPVDTLDQEKSSKEFLSHPSFSVYTYSFNVKQKPFDNKKIRQAIAYAIDREALATNVTKGGETPAYGYVPYGTTTPSGKDFRDEAPKKYYEFDATKAKQLLAEGLKEEGLTKLPPITFKYNTSDKHKKVAEAIQEMLKTNLGVEVTLENQEWKTYIDTFKQKNFQIARMGWEGNFLDPLGVLGHYTSKNSNNFTNWSNPEYDKLIESSTFELDPAKRFEQLHQAEDVLMEDLPIIPIQFSADTALISPKIQGIVFDARSNPDLRFAKRVEK; encoded by the coding sequence ATGAAAAAAATGCATTGGATGACGATCATCTTACTTTTGGCCGTAACGGCTTTGGCAGGATGCTCTGGCAATGCGGACAAGACAGCAAGCAACGACTCGTCCGCTGCGTCTCAAGCAGATGTCCCGCAAGAAATTACAGCCAATCTGGCAGGTGGTGAGCCTTATACACTGGACCCTGCTTTCGCATCAGATACAACGTCCTATTTTGTCATTGATAACTTGTACGAGGGACTGTATACATACGACAAAGCCGGTAAAATCGTAGAAGGTGCTGCCAGCAAAGTAGACGTGTCTCCTGACGGCAAAACATACACCTTTACCATTCGCGACGGCGCAAAATGGTCGAATGGAGACCCGCTGACGGCTAAGGACTTTGAATACGCCTGGAAACGGGTACTGAATCCGAAAACGGCTGCTTATGACCCTTCTGCCCTCTACTACATCAAAGGTGCCGAAGCGTACAATACAGGCAAAGGTAAAATTGAAGACGTAGGTGTTACAGCTAAAGATGATAAAACACTTGTCGTTGAGCTAAAATCACCGCTGAGCTTCTTCCCTACAATTGCTGTCGGTCACGCCTATTTACCTGTGAACCAAGCTGTTGTGGAGAAAAGCGACAAATGGGCAGCTGAAGCTAACACGATTGTCGGCAACGGCGCGTATGTAGCCAAGGAATGGAAGCATAATGAGCAAATTACGCTGACGAAAAACGATCAATACTGGAACAAAGATGCCATTACGATGGCAACGATTAACTTCAAAATGGTTCAAGACTCCACAACCTATTATCAAATGTACAAAACAGGTGATCTGGATCTGATTTTGAGCCTTCCTGTAGATACACTGGATCAGGAAAAGAGCAGCAAGGAATTCCTGTCGCACCCATCTTTTAGTGTGTACACGTATTCTTTCAACGTAAAACAAAAGCCGTTTGACAATAAAAAAATCAGACAGGCCATTGCCTACGCCATTGACCGTGAAGCACTGGCTACCAACGTAACCAAAGGTGGCGAGACTCCGGCATACGGCTATGTTCCATACGGAACAACAACACCATCTGGTAAGGACTTCCGTGATGAAGCGCCGAAAAAATACTATGAGTTTGATGCAACAAAAGCAAAACAATTGCTGGCCGAAGGTCTGAAAGAAGAAGGTTTGACCAAGCTGCCTCCGATCACTTTCAAATACAACACATCGGACAAGCATAAAAAAGTAGCTGAAGCCATTCAGGAAATGCTGAAAACGAACCTGGGCGTTGAAGTGACGCTGGAGAATCAGGAATGGAAAACATACATTGATACCTTTAAACAAAAGAACTTCCAGATTGCCCGTATGGGCTGGGAAGGAAACTTCCTTGATCCGCTTGGCGTATTGGGACACTATACTTCCAAAAATTCGAACAACTTTACCAACTGGAGCAACCCGGAGTATGACAAGCTGATCGAATCCTCAACCTTTGAGCTTGATCCGGCAAAACGCTTTGAACAGCTTCATCAGGCGGAAGATGTATTGATGGAAGATTTGCCGATTATACCGATCCAGTTCTCTGCGGACACCGCATTAATTAGTCCTAAAATTCAAGGCATCGTATTCGATGCTCGTTCAAACCCGGATCTCCGTTTTGCAAAACGGGTCGAAAAATAA
- a CDS encoding DUF3899 domain-containing protein, whose protein sequence is MILRFGITVLMVGTLGFLYAAPHLVYGRENLATANLLILLGLLGLVIGAIFHVLQSGFLTLFLRGFADIGQLFMRQSKALQEENERLRSDESLSAWKTSMFRHLKVYTSGCGTGLIFCSIVLMGMS, encoded by the coding sequence ATGATTTTACGTTTTGGAATCACTGTCCTGATGGTTGGTACCTTAGGATTTCTATACGCCGCACCCCATCTCGTGTACGGTCGTGAAAACCTGGCTACTGCAAATCTACTAATTCTGTTAGGATTGCTAGGCTTGGTAATCGGTGCAATCTTCCATGTCCTGCAAAGTGGCTTTCTCACCCTCTTTCTGCGGGGATTTGCCGACATCGGGCAGTTGTTCATGCGTCAATCCAAGGCATTGCAGGAGGAAAATGAACGTTTGCGTTCCGATGAATCTCTGTCAGCCTGGAAAACATCCATGTTCCGCCACCTCAAGGTATATACTTCGGGGTGCGGAACGGGACTTATATTTTGCTCGATAGTATTAATGGGGATGAGTTAG
- a CDS encoding vWA domain-containing protein gives MSGISLLKKNAQLVLTKKNLTNVTARVGLVLDISGSMRSLYKNGTVQKVLERIVAVASSLDDDGVLDVWVYDHRFSRLPSVTENDVDNYVEKHILSNDYLPKFGRNDEPPVMRDVIAKYTKEEPSSDPAFVIFINDGGVKRGKGDNIDNAVIDSSGEPIFWQFIGVGESDFGVLKKLDNIEDRVVDNANFFQIQDIESMEDNQLYELLLNEFPSWLQEAKEKRIY, from the coding sequence ATGAGCGGTATTTCTTTACTTAAAAAGAATGCGCAATTGGTACTAACTAAAAAGAATCTAACGAATGTGACCGCGAGAGTTGGATTAGTGCTCGATATTTCAGGATCTATGAGAAGTTTGTACAAAAATGGGACCGTTCAAAAAGTGTTGGAGCGAATTGTTGCTGTAGCGAGTTCTTTGGATGATGATGGTGTACTGGATGTGTGGGTCTATGATCACCGTTTTTCACGGTTGCCATCCGTTACCGAAAATGACGTTGACAACTATGTTGAAAAACATATTTTGTCCAATGATTATTTGCCCAAGTTTGGTCGAAATGATGAGCCTCCAGTGATGCGCGATGTCATCGCCAAGTACACCAAGGAAGAACCCTCTTCAGATCCGGCTTTTGTTATTTTTATTAATGATGGCGGTGTGAAGCGTGGCAAAGGGGACAATATTGATAACGCAGTTATTGATTCATCAGGAGAGCCAATTTTCTGGCAATTTATCGGTGTGGGTGAATCCGATTTTGGTGTGTTAAAGAAGCTCGACAACATAGAAGATCGTGTGGTAGATAATGCCAATTTCTTTCAAATACAAGATATCGAATCTATGGAAGACAATCAACTGTACGAACTATTGCTTAACGAGTTCCCGTCATGGCTGCAAGAAGCAAAGGAAAAGCGCATTTATTAA
- a CDS encoding toxic anion resistance protein, which produces MATPWAELKKEDEQKVTEEASQLIQKVSQSDVMSLDTLMDDIGKLGVKTQERAGQTLKMLDRPVNDLMSGDRAEVSNMILKLRDECETLQQSKDVGFFGKLLRKSPLKNYIYKYQSVKTNIEKIITALRDGKDNLEENIVSMRQLKKASIEEIYNLQTKIAFGNRLKELFETEIAKPENENRKPHLERGLRKVVTRTQSMTEMILLYNQAIAATDIINDNNDKLIDSVNNAIDKTSNLITVSAMIAMALADQDKIISAVDATNRTIEDQFKENAKLLKTTTERTTDLLSKPSMSLEAVNQAIGDLVSALDLSEKSNRRIIESCHDYTSKMTAINANLSQRLGIEGKEQSKPLKDNHSSEGLSSFLN; this is translated from the coding sequence ATGGCGACCCCATGGGCTGAATTGAAAAAAGAAGATGAACAAAAGGTGACTGAGGAGGCTTCACAGCTGATTCAAAAGGTATCGCAAAGCGATGTTATGAGTCTGGATACCTTAATGGATGACATTGGCAAGCTGGGGGTTAAAACGCAGGAACGGGCGGGACAAACCCTTAAAATGTTGGATCGTCCGGTAAACGACCTCATGTCCGGTGATCGGGCTGAGGTTTCAAATATGATCTTAAAACTCCGGGATGAATGCGAAACGCTCCAGCAGAGTAAAGATGTAGGTTTTTTTGGCAAGCTCCTGCGTAAAAGCCCGTTGAAAAACTATATCTACAAGTATCAGTCGGTGAAGACGAACATCGAGAAAATCATTACTGCCTTGAGAGATGGTAAGGATAATCTGGAAGAGAATATCGTCAGCATGAGACAGTTGAAGAAGGCTTCCATTGAAGAAATCTACAATTTACAGACGAAAATTGCCTTTGGTAATCGCTTGAAAGAGCTGTTCGAAACCGAGATTGCCAAGCCGGAAAATGAAAATCGTAAGCCTCATCTGGAGCGGGGATTGCGCAAAGTGGTTACTCGCACACAGTCGATGACTGAAATGATTTTGTTATACAATCAGGCGATTGCAGCAACGGATATTATTAATGATAACAATGATAAACTGATTGATTCCGTTAATAATGCGATTGATAAAACATCGAATCTGATCACCGTATCGGCTATGATCGCGATGGCACTGGCGGATCAAGATAAAATTATTTCGGCCGTTGATGCGACTAACCGTACGATTGAGGATCAATTCAAGGAAAATGCGAAGCTTCTCAAAACGACGACCGAGAGAACAACGGATCTGCTTAGCAAGCCTTCTATGTCATTGGAGGCTGTGAATCAGGCGATTGGTGATTTGGTATCTGCTTTGGATCTGTCTGAAAAATCGAACCGTCGAATTATTGAAAGTTGCCACGATTATACAAGTAAAATGACAGCAATCAATGCCAATCTTAGCCAGCGTTTGGGCATCGAAGGGAAAGAACAATCCAAACCACTGAAGGACAACCATTCTTCTGAGGGGCTAAGTTCGTTTTTGAACTGA
- a CDS encoding ATP-grasp domain-containing protein, protein MKKVKVYFNRWFSVVYHYMNAIRNNEDGIPFEIYATHSDPQHMALQASDVAEVEPRTSGVEYAQFCADFCRRHEIDIFIPRWNMLDISKHLYLFDDIGTEVMVCRDTELLEQLMEKDLFYESIRQKDIVTIPDYAIASNAEQFKQAYESLIALGHKVCFKPCNAEGGMGFRIIDNERDPLEELFGHALNHISFEEAYRVLSSTETFPNLMVMELLEGYEYSIDCLADRNGKLLAAVPRRKAGGRLRLLEQHPELLKVAEKVAEAYHIPYNYNIQVKYNGEQAKLLEINPRMSGGLHVSCLSGINFPYLAVKSALGYEIGPLHPQYDILASHIEQPITIRKSLH, encoded by the coding sequence GTGAAGAAGGTCAAAGTGTATTTTAACCGCTGGTTTTCGGTGGTGTATCATTATATGAATGCTATACGCAACAATGAGGACGGTATTCCGTTCGAGATCTATGCCACACACTCTGATCCGCAGCACATGGCACTGCAGGCCAGTGATGTAGCTGAAGTAGAGCCGCGCACGAGCGGTGTGGAGTATGCACAGTTTTGTGCTGATTTTTGCAGACGCCATGAAATTGATATCTTTATTCCGCGGTGGAATATGCTCGATATTAGCAAGCATCTTTATTTGTTCGACGATATTGGTACAGAAGTAATGGTGTGCCGGGATACCGAACTGCTGGAGCAATTGATGGAGAAGGATCTTTTTTATGAATCTATTCGTCAAAAGGATATTGTCACCATTCCCGATTATGCCATTGCCAGTAATGCCGAGCAGTTTAAACAGGCTTACGAGTCATTAATAGCGCTTGGGCACAAGGTGTGTTTCAAGCCATGTAATGCAGAAGGTGGAATGGGCTTTCGTATCATTGATAATGAACGTGATCCGCTGGAGGAACTGTTCGGCCATGCACTGAATCATATTTCGTTCGAGGAGGCCTATCGCGTATTGTCTTCCACAGAGACGTTTCCCAATTTGATGGTGATGGAACTGCTGGAGGGATATGAATACAGTATCGACTGCTTGGCTGACCGAAACGGAAAATTGTTAGCAGCTGTTCCGCGTAGGAAGGCAGGGGGACGATTACGGCTGCTGGAGCAGCATCCTGAGCTGTTGAAGGTGGCAGAGAAGGTCGCTGAGGCGTATCACATTCCGTACAATTATAACATTCAAGTGAAATATAACGGCGAGCAGGCCAAGTTGCTAGAGATCAATCCGCGGATGTCTGGAGGACTTCATGTATCGTGCTTGTCTGGTATCAATTTTCCTTATCTGGCAGTGAAATCGGCTTTGGGTTATGAAATCGGTCCACTACACCCGCAATACGACATTCTAGCCAGTCACATCGAGCAGCCAATCACGATACGCAAATCCTTACATTGA
- a CDS encoding HAD family hydrolase codes for MIYASDLDQTLIYSKRSLGVPLESPGLLPAEQIDGATSAFISAQALQWLKTLPADVMFMPVTTRTMEQYRRITVFQTELVPAYAVTSNGGNIIVGGEVDREWNRRIHEQVRRDGAHAEEARQVFGQVLHEDWVVNERFCDELFYAFVIERDRMPLEQVLEKARMMHEMGWEVSIQGRKVYLVPAAVNKQAAVAHIRNLTNGGAVVASGDSLLDRCLLDYADYAIAPRHGELYREQQRDKLEVNYRFTEVSGVYAANEIMEYVYEVHGSMTASRTS; via the coding sequence ATGATCTACGCCAGTGACCTGGATCAGACGCTGATTTACTCCAAACGCTCGCTTGGCGTACCGCTGGAGTCCCCTGGTCTGTTGCCTGCGGAACAGATCGATGGGGCGACGTCGGCCTTTATTTCTGCACAAGCTTTGCAATGGCTCAAGACACTACCGGCTGATGTCATGTTTATGCCTGTGACAACTCGGACCATGGAACAGTATAGACGAATCACCGTGTTTCAGACGGAGCTGGTTCCCGCCTATGCCGTGACGAGTAATGGCGGAAACATCATTGTCGGAGGCGAGGTGGACCGAGAGTGGAATCGACGTATTCACGAACAAGTACGCCGCGATGGTGCTCATGCGGAAGAGGCACGCCAGGTGTTCGGACAGGTTCTTCATGAAGACTGGGTCGTAAACGAGCGTTTTTGCGATGAACTATTTTATGCTTTCGTGATTGAACGGGATCGTATGCCGCTGGAACAGGTGCTGGAGAAGGCAAGGATGATGCATGAAATGGGCTGGGAGGTATCCATTCAAGGTCGTAAGGTATATCTGGTGCCTGCGGCCGTGAATAAACAGGCAGCCGTGGCGCATATCCGTAACCTCACCAATGGGGGAGCTGTGGTTGCATCCGGTGACTCTTTACTGGACCGTTGTCTGCTGGATTATGCCGACTATGCGATTGCCCCGCGTCATGGTGAATTGTATCGGGAACAGCAGCGGGATAAGCTAGAGGTCAATTACCGATTTACGGAAGTGTCGGGGGTTTATGCAGCAAATGAAATTATGGAATATGTCTATGAGGTACACGGGAGCATGACAGCGTCTCGTACTTCATGA
- a CDS encoding cysteine protease StiP family protein, producing MKQALMEQIQQKNIHPPEPLGSYPASDVTFLLKDLSRVALEKGTEDREEAIQSGVHYSEMLPVEYQPTAEYIELFHDTLAQSAEKVALAAASVAEMIVRKRGLNTAIVSLARAGTPIGILIKRYIDWKYGVSLPHYSISIIRGKGIDRNAILYILQQHGLGIELQFVDGWTGKGAIRQVLIEACREMNADYGLRLNDDLAVLADPGSCSETFGTREDYLIPSACLNSTVSGLMSRTVLRDDLIGPDDFHGAKFYESWRSVDQSNTFVDTVSGYFQAVAKTAAAYAEQMTLNPPVVTWQGLRDIEAIQQAFGIRDINLVKPGVGETTRVLLRRVPWKILIDREDNPNLQHIMLLAKDRGVPVEVFEGLTYSCCGIIKPLKGGQE from the coding sequence ATGAAGCAAGCACTTATGGAGCAAATACAGCAGAAGAACATTCATCCGCCCGAACCGCTAGGCAGTTATCCTGCCTCAGATGTCACTTTTTTATTAAAGGATTTGAGCCGGGTTGCGCTGGAAAAAGGGACGGAGGATCGGGAAGAGGCGATACAGTCGGGCGTCCATTATTCAGAAATGCTGCCAGTGGAGTACCAGCCCACAGCAGAGTATATTGAGTTGTTTCACGACACGCTTGCCCAATCTGCCGAAAAGGTTGCATTAGCGGCAGCTTCTGTGGCTGAGATGATTGTGAGAAAAAGAGGATTGAACACGGCGATTGTTTCTCTTGCCAGAGCAGGGACGCCTATTGGTATCCTGATCAAGCGTTATATTGACTGGAAGTATGGCGTATCCTTGCCGCATTACAGTATTTCTATTATTCGTGGCAAAGGCATTGACCGGAATGCTATTTTGTACATTCTACAGCAGCATGGGCTGGGGATTGAACTTCAGTTTGTCGATGGCTGGACGGGGAAAGGCGCCATTCGTCAGGTGTTGATCGAGGCCTGTCGTGAGATGAATGCAGATTACGGGCTGCGCCTAAATGATGATCTGGCGGTGCTGGCCGATCCGGGTAGCTGCTCGGAGACCTTTGGTACACGAGAAGATTATTTGATCCCGAGCGCTTGTCTGAATTCAACCGTATCAGGTCTGATGAGCCGGACGGTATTACGCGATGATCTGATAGGTCCGGACGACTTTCATGGGGCTAAATTTTATGAATCCTGGCGGTCGGTGGATCAATCCAATACGTTTGTGGATACGGTGTCCGGTTATTTTCAAGCCGTGGCTAAAACGGCGGCTGCCTATGCGGAACAGATGACATTGAATCCGCCTGTCGTGACGTGGCAGGGCTTACGGGATATTGAGGCGATTCAGCAGGCATTTGGGATTCGGGATATTAATCTGGTCAAGCCGGGAGTGGGGGAGACGACTCGCGTACTGCTCCGCAGGGTGCCATGGAAAATTCTGATTGACCGTGAAGATAATCCGAATCTTCAGCATATTATGCTGCTGGCCAAGGATCGTGGAGTGCCTGTTGAGGTATTTGAAGGATTGACCTATTCCTGTTGCGGAATCATCAAGCCGCTCAAGGGGGGACAAGAATGA
- a CDS encoding phosphoribosyltransferase family protein: MAARVNKKRSFLFVSKVLGKHIPVNPYTSLLSGAALAILLYKELVPQSGQRMDKLIGEAVRGLLDPNYAKEAYQKLMDERLSFAFPEPIKFVGFAETATALGHSMYRLFDDGATYIHTTREDIPGLRPIIRFEEEHSHAVDHRCYALNEDAFAGDGPIVLVDDEITTGKTTLNIIRDIQEHFPRKQYVIASLLDWRTDSDERAFADLEAELDIRITPLSLLKGKIEIQGTPILDHAEYAGQTGNAEHAATSTAEVNKDLSGTIDRCFEEDASAFERISHTSISTDGYANTAPYLKYSGRFGLQSADNPALDAEIAYTAERLNQLRSGQRTLVMGTGEFMYIPMRIAAELGPNVYYQSTTRSPVYPHREEGYGVASGVTYPSPEDSTVRNFIYNVEPGQYDEIFVLLERESDPERMKPMLEALSRLGCDKVNVVYFNGLTRQESKGARI; encoded by the coding sequence ATGGCGGCACGGGTCAACAAAAAGCGTTCGTTTTTGTTTGTCAGCAAGGTGCTGGGCAAGCATATTCCGGTAAATCCATACACCTCTCTGTTAAGTGGGGCAGCACTGGCAATCCTGCTATATAAAGAGCTTGTCCCACAGTCAGGACAACGGATGGATAAACTGATTGGAGAGGCCGTGAGAGGACTCCTTGACCCGAATTATGCAAAAGAGGCCTATCAAAAGCTGATGGATGAACGTTTGTCTTTTGCTTTTCCAGAGCCAATCAAGTTTGTAGGTTTTGCCGAGACGGCTACAGCACTGGGGCACAGCATGTATCGGTTATTTGATGACGGTGCTACATATATTCATACGACACGCGAGGATATTCCGGGCCTTCGGCCTATTATTCGGTTTGAAGAAGAGCATTCGCACGCTGTTGATCATCGTTGTTATGCACTGAATGAGGATGCTTTTGCCGGAGATGGACCCATTGTGCTGGTAGATGATGAGATTACGACGGGAAAAACAACGCTTAATATTATACGGGATATTCAGGAACATTTTCCGCGCAAACAGTATGTGATAGCTTCGTTATTGGACTGGCGGACAGACAGCGACGAGCGAGCTTTTGCTGATCTGGAAGCAGAGCTAGATATTAGGATTACGCCTCTAAGTTTGCTCAAAGGAAAGATAGAAATACAGGGAACACCGATACTGGATCACGCAGAATATGCCGGACAGACCGGGAACGCAGAGCATGCAGCCACTAGCACCGCAGAGGTTAATAAAGATTTGTCTGGAACAATTGACCGCTGTTTTGAAGAGGATGCTTCCGCTTTTGAGCGGATATCACATACCTCCATATCTACCGACGGGTACGCCAATACAGCTCCTTATCTTAAATATTCAGGCCGTTTTGGTCTACAATCCGCCGACAATCCAGCGCTGGATGCAGAAATCGCGTACACAGCTGAACGACTGAACCAACTTCGTTCAGGACAACGAACACTGGTAATGGGTACGGGGGAATTCATGTACATTCCAATGCGGATTGCAGCGGAGTTAGGCCCGAACGTATATTATCAGTCCACCACACGCAGCCCGGTGTATCCCCATAGAGAAGAAGGGTATGGCGTCGCAAGTGGCGTGACCTATCCCTCACCTGAGGACAGTACGGTACGCAATTTTATTTATAATGTAGAGCCAGGTCAGTATGACGAAATATTCGTTTTGCTGGAAAGAGAGTCGGACCCAGAGCGAATGAAGCCCATGCTGGAGGCATTGAGCCGTCTGGGTTGTGATAAAGTGAATGTCGTTTATTTTAATGGTTTAACTAGGCAGGAGAGTAAAGGAGCGCGGATATGA
- a CDS encoding HpcH/HpaI aldolase/citrate lyase family protein, producing MEFHNRSPKSILAYAIGAALYMPATRSEVAEEIKNGKHEGLTTVILDLEDAIGDQQVGQAEESLAQQLLQLLSYVRTGMMSEQQLPLLFVRVRSVEQLERLLNSLGETLELLTGFVLPKFSSDNGRAYFALITEYNRTMHTGAGDASRTPVLYGLPILESSKIIYRETRWKELLAIKEILDEVQEYVLNVRIGATDFSSLYGLRRSPDITIYEIAVIRDCIADIINLFGRVDSDYVISGPVWEYFSHRERIFKPQLRVSPFEDAFGKPGRYLRMDFISDAVDGLIREVMMDKENGIIGKTIIHPSHIKPVQAMYAVTHEEYMDALEIVERNDGSLGVFKSTYANKMNEIKPHLNWAYRIINRSKVYGVLHEQQHFVSLLPNYENTSAANSGAVQR from the coding sequence ATGGAGTTTCATAACCGTTCACCCAAAAGTATATTGGCTTATGCCATAGGAGCGGCTTTGTACATGCCGGCGACCCGCTCGGAAGTAGCGGAAGAGATCAAAAATGGAAAGCATGAAGGACTTACAACGGTCATTCTGGATTTGGAGGATGCTATAGGGGATCAGCAGGTCGGACAGGCCGAAGAATCGCTGGCACAGCAACTGCTTCAACTCTTGTCCTATGTACGGACAGGGATGATGAGTGAACAGCAATTACCTTTGCTGTTTGTACGTGTGCGATCTGTGGAACAGCTGGAACGACTGCTGAACAGTTTGGGAGAAACCCTGGAGCTGCTTACGGGCTTTGTCCTCCCCAAGTTCTCCTCTGATAATGGACGGGCGTATTTTGCACTCATTACTGAATATAACCGGACTATGCATACAGGGGCAGGAGACGCAAGCCGCACGCCTGTGTTGTATGGATTGCCGATTCTTGAAAGCTCTAAAATTATTTATCGGGAAACCCGTTGGAAAGAGCTGCTGGCGATTAAAGAAATTTTGGACGAGGTTCAGGAATATGTGCTGAATGTACGAATTGGGGCTACTGATTTCTCCAGTCTGTATGGGCTGAGACGCAGCCCGGATATTACGATTTATGAGATTGCCGTCATTCGGGACTGCATCGCAGATATTATTAACTTGTTCGGACGCGTGGACTCGGACTATGTCATTTCCGGTCCTGTATGGGAATATTTCTCTCACCGGGAACGTATCTTTAAACCTCAATTAAGAGTGTCGCCTTTTGAAGACGCATTTGGGAAGCCGGGGCGCTACTTGCGAATGGACTTCATCTCAGATGCAGTGGATGGGCTGATTCGCGAAGTTATGATGGATAAAGAGAATGGGATTATCGGCAAAACGATCATTCATCCGTCCCACATTAAGCCGGTACAGGCCATGTATGCGGTGACTCATGAAGAATATATGGATGCACTTGAGATTGTTGAACGTAATGACGGTAGTCTGGGTGTATTCAAGAGCACCTATGCCAACAAAATGAATGAAATTAAGCCTCATTTGAATTGGGCTTATCGTATTATAAATAGATCTAAAGTATACGGGGTGTTACATGAACAACAACATTTTGTCAGTCTCTTACCCAACTATGAAAACACATCTGCTGCCAATTCTGGAGCAGTTCAGCGTTAA
- a CDS encoding TerC family protein: MLNDLFKNISENYGHFFSWSDVVGTLTDPVSWGIIGTLILLEGLLSADNALVLAVMVKHLPKEQQKRALFYGILGAYIFRFLAIGLGTFLIKFTLIKVLGAAYLLYIAYKGLFKSEGDGEVKNKPTSFWKTVLMVELMDIAFSIDSVIAAFGVSEKVWVLFLGGILGVLMMRGVAQVFLKLIDKFPELEQTAFIMIAIIGGKMLAAAFGFHMSQVLFFGILIAVFVGTMILSSAKRKKKADKEA, translated from the coding sequence ATGTTGAATGATTTATTTAAAAATATCAGCGAGAACTACGGGCATTTCTTTTCATGGAGTGATGTGGTAGGTACGCTTACTGACCCGGTGAGTTGGGGGATTATTGGAACTCTCATTTTGCTGGAAGGTCTTTTGTCGGCGGATAACGCCTTGGTTCTCGCAGTTATGGTTAAGCATTTACCAAAAGAGCAGCAGAAGAGAGCCTTATTTTACGGGATTTTAGGTGCGTATATATTCAGGTTTCTGGCCATCGGCTTGGGTACCTTCCTGATTAAGTTCACGCTGATTAAGGTACTGGGTGCGGCTTATCTGCTCTACATCGCTTACAAGGGCTTATTCAAGTCCGAGGGTGATGGAGAAGTGAAAAACAAACCTACTTCTTTCTGGAAAACCGTATTAATGGTCGAACTGATGGATATTGCCTTCAGTATTGACAGTGTCATTGCCGCTTTTGGTGTGAGCGAGAAAGTATGGGTTCTGTTCCTGGGTGGTATACTCGGCGTTCTGATGATGCGTGGTGTTGCACAAGTGTTCCTCAAGCTCATTGATAAATTTCCGGAACTGGAACAGACAGCCTTTATTATGATCGCCATTATTGGGGGTAAAATGCTGGCTGCTGCTTTTGGCTTTCATATGTCGCAAGTATTATTCTTCGGCATTTTGATTGCCGTCTTTGTAGGCACAATGATTCTTAGCTCGGCGAAAAGAAAGAAAAAGGCCGACAAAGAGGCTTAA